The following are encoded in a window of Halorarum salinum genomic DNA:
- the dph2 gene encoding diphthamide biosynthesis enzyme Dph2, translated as MSQRSEGDLTNTGMSLKHDREWDYELDRIVEAVEERDAEKVGLQFPEGLKRRAPAVADDLRELTDGVRYLISGQPCYGACDLDTYLMRRCDVFVHFGHSPMKESDKIIYVPLFSNVDPFPIMEDSLEELADPDDDPDVGLVTTAQHMNLFEEMYDWLEERGFEVHTRRGDDRLTHEGQVLGCNYASADIDADQVLYVGGGKFHPLGLAMEHPEKNVVIADPVNNVVTIADTEKFLKQRYGAVHRAMDADTFGVILCTKIGQGRFDTAEGIVEENENAHLITMDEVTPDRLRNFDFDAFVNTGCPRITTDDGPRFHKPMLTPGEYEIAVGNEPLEDLEFDTFHGTW; from the coding sequence ATGAGCCAGCGAAGCGAGGGCGACCTGACGAACACCGGGATGTCCCTCAAGCACGACCGCGAGTGGGACTACGAACTCGACCGCATCGTCGAGGCGGTCGAGGAGCGGGACGCCGAGAAGGTCGGCCTCCAGTTCCCCGAGGGGCTGAAGCGGCGCGCGCCCGCCGTCGCCGACGACCTCCGGGAACTCACCGACGGCGTCCGCTACCTCATCTCCGGGCAGCCCTGTTACGGCGCCTGCGACCTCGACACCTACCTGATGCGCCGGTGTGACGTGTTCGTCCACTTCGGCCACTCGCCGATGAAGGAGTCGGACAAGATCATCTACGTCCCGCTGTTCTCCAACGTCGACCCGTTCCCCATCATGGAGGACTCGCTGGAGGAGCTCGCGGATCCCGACGACGACCCCGACGTCGGCCTCGTCACGACCGCCCAGCACATGAACCTCTTCGAGGAGATGTACGACTGGCTGGAGGAGCGCGGCTTCGAGGTCCACACCCGGCGCGGGGACGATCGGCTCACCCACGAGGGGCAGGTGCTCGGCTGCAACTACGCCTCCGCCGACATCGACGCCGACCAGGTGCTGTACGTCGGCGGCGGGAAGTTCCACCCGCTCGGCCTGGCGATGGAGCACCCCGAGAAGAACGTCGTCATCGCCGACCCCGTCAACAACGTGGTGACGATCGCCGACACCGAGAAGTTCCTGAAACAGCGATACGGCGCGGTCCACCGCGCGATGGACGCCGACACGTTCGGCGTCATCCTCTGTACGAAGATCGGGCAGGGTCGGTTCGACACGGCCGAGGGGATCGTCGAGGAGAACGAGAACGCCCATCTCATCACGATGGACGAGGTGACCCCGGACCGCCTCCGCAACTTCGACTTCGACGCGTTCGTCAACACCGGCTGTCCGCGCATCACGACCGACGACGGCCCGCGGTTCCACAAGCCGATGCTCACGCCCGGCGAGTACGAGATCGCGGTCGGCAACGAGCCGCTAGAGGACCTGGAGTTCGACACGTTCCACGGTACCTGGTAG
- a CDS encoding TIGR00725 family protein: MRVSVVGGGRIGSGTAAVAEELGRLLGERGHTLVCGGRGGVMRASCRGARGAGAETVGILPSTDPTEANEHVSVPVATGLGHARNALVPLNGDAVVAVAGGPGTLSEIGFALVYGRPVAGLATHEVDGVEPCDSPAAAVEHVERAVDER; this comes from the coding sequence ATGCGCGTCAGCGTCGTCGGCGGCGGACGGATCGGCTCGGGGACGGCGGCCGTCGCGGAGGAACTCGGTCGGCTGCTCGGGGAGCGGGGCCACACGCTCGTCTGTGGCGGCCGCGGCGGCGTCATGCGCGCGTCCTGCCGCGGCGCGCGCGGGGCGGGCGCCGAGACGGTCGGCATCCTCCCGTCGACCGATCCGACCGAGGCGAACGAGCACGTCTCCGTGCCGGTGGCGACGGGGCTGGGCCACGCGCGGAACGCGCTGGTGCCGCTGAACGGCGACGCCGTCGTCGCGGTCGCCGGGGGTCCGGGAACGCTCTCCGAGATCGGCTTCGCGCTCGTGTACGGCCGGCCGGTCGCGGGGCTGGCGACCCACGAGGTCGACGGCGTCGAGCCGTGCGACTCGCCGGCGGCGGCGGTCGAGCACGTGGAGCGGGCGGTGGACGAACGATGA
- a CDS encoding RAD55 family ATPase, whose protein sequence is MTDRLPTGVNVLDRHLDGGIPRGSVVQFEADPASQSELLLYELTAARGTLYLSTVRSESAVMDAFDSARGRVGNPTVRDVGGDAPLDAVNRLVGTLPEGANLIVDVLDPLERMDSGRFRRFLTELQTTMVNTGSVAFLHCMKGGTEPENRTMTRHVADVVWDLRTTVRGTDVVNHLAVPKFRGGRALDETIKLKLEETVTIDTSRDIA, encoded by the coding sequence ATGACGGACAGGCTCCCGACCGGGGTGAACGTGCTCGACCGCCACCTCGACGGGGGCATCCCCCGCGGGAGCGTCGTCCAGTTCGAGGCCGACCCGGCGAGCCAGTCCGAACTGCTCCTCTACGAGTTGACGGCCGCTCGCGGGACCCTCTACCTCTCGACGGTCCGCTCCGAGAGCGCCGTGATGGACGCGTTCGACTCGGCCCGCGGCCGGGTCGGGAACCCGACGGTCCGGGACGTTGGCGGGGACGCGCCCCTCGACGCCGTCAACCGGCTCGTCGGCACGCTCCCGGAGGGCGCCAACCTGATCGTCGACGTGCTCGACCCGCTCGAACGGATGGACAGCGGCCGGTTCCGGCGGTTCCTCACCGAACTCCAGACGACGATGGTGAACACCGGAAGCGTGGCGTTCCTCCACTGCATGAAAGGCGGGACGGAGCCGGAGAACCGGACGATGACCCGTCACGTCGCCGACGTGGTCTGGGACCTCCGGACGACCGTGCGCGGGACCGACGTGGTGAACCACCTCGCGGTCCCGAAGTTCCGCGGCGGGCGCGCGCTCGACGAGACGATCAAGCTGAAGCTGGAGGAGACGGTCACCATCGACACGAGCCGGGACATCGCCTAG
- a CDS encoding MBL fold metallo-hydrolase yields MTETTSDWGDWLPRAVESADPEGVSLWYLGCNGFALKGSDGTTLWIDPYLGTGDPPRTVRMVPVPFDPADVTAADAVLATHEHTDHVHGPSQAPVLSNTGASLYAPDDSLAVAREEEAWTEEWDVTDDQFVEVSEGDAVTIGEFDVDVVGVNDPDASHPVGYVVQHDAGTVFHGGDTKPHDGFAEVAREYDVDLAVVAFGSVGRIDDKETSEPTVTKWYSDENEAVAVASALEATRMLPSHWDMWKGLTADPTALHEHVRSFEYPERLEVVEIGDRVEL; encoded by the coding sequence ATGACGGAGACCACCTCCGACTGGGGCGACTGGCTCCCGCGCGCCGTCGAGTCGGCGGACCCCGAGGGCGTCTCGCTGTGGTATCTCGGCTGCAACGGCTTCGCCCTGAAGGGGAGCGACGGGACGACGCTCTGGATCGACCCCTACCTCGGCACCGGCGACCCGCCCCGGACCGTCCGGATGGTGCCGGTGCCGTTCGACCCCGCCGACGTGACCGCCGCCGACGCCGTGCTGGCGACCCACGAGCACACCGACCACGTCCACGGCCCGTCGCAGGCGCCCGTCCTGTCGAACACCGGCGCGTCGCTGTACGCGCCCGACGACTCGTTGGCGGTCGCCCGCGAGGAGGAGGCGTGGACCGAGGAGTGGGACGTGACCGACGACCAGTTCGTCGAGGTGTCGGAGGGCGACGCCGTCACGATCGGCGAGTTCGACGTCGACGTGGTCGGGGTGAACGACCCCGACGCGAGTCATCCGGTCGGGTACGTCGTCCAGCACGACGCCGGAACCGTGTTCCACGGCGGCGATACGAAGCCCCACGACGGCTTCGCCGAGGTGGCGCGGGAGTACGACGTCGACCTCGCGGTCGTCGCGTTCGGTTCGGTCGGGCGCATCGACGACAAGGAGACGAGCGAGCCCACCGTGACGAAGTGGTACAGCGACGAGAACGAGGCGGTCGCGGTCGCCAGCGCCCTGGAGGCGACGCGGATGCTGCCGAGCCACTGGGACATGTGGAAGGGGCTGACCGCGGACCCGACCGCGCTCCACGAGCACGTCCGGAGCTTCGAGTACCCGGAGCGACTGGAGGTCGTGGAGATCGGCGATCGGGTCGAACTGTAG
- a CDS encoding universal stress protein, whose translation MEHALAVVGPTESAKKLVREAGELAAGVGARLTLIHVTDEEEYDDRREELARVTGAGSAYSVGQAVEGARSYAADVGREVLEDIDVEYDAVGSVGDRAETVLTEAERRGCDHIFITGDKRSPTGKALFGDDTQRVVLDATVPVTVVTE comes from the coding sequence ATGGAACACGCGCTCGCGGTCGTCGGTCCGACGGAGTCGGCGAAGAAACTCGTCCGCGAGGCGGGCGAACTCGCGGCGGGCGTCGGCGCGAGGCTGACGCTCATCCACGTCACCGACGAGGAGGAGTACGACGACCGCCGTGAGGAGCTCGCGAGGGTCACGGGCGCCGGCTCCGCCTACAGCGTCGGCCAGGCCGTCGAGGGCGCCCGGAGCTACGCCGCAGACGTCGGCCGGGAGGTGCTCGAGGACATCGACGTGGAGTACGACGCGGTCGGGAGCGTCGGCGACCGGGCCGAGACCGTACTCACGGAGGCCGAACGCCGCGGGTGTGACCACATCTTCATCACGGGCGACAAGCGCTCGCCGACCGGGAAGGCGCTGTTCGGGGACGACACCCAGCGGGTCGTCCTCGACGCAACGGTTCCCGTGACCGTCGTCACCGAGTAG
- a CDS encoding YlbF family regulator: MSIETEAESDAAAGPDVDALAGELGDAIAELPVYRRFAEAKAAVEADEEAQERISEFEGLRQEFAFARQMGNADEESLRKVQEAQADLHSLPVMAEYVEAQDALQDRLEDLNEAISGPLAVDFGGEAGGCCQD, encoded by the coding sequence ATGAGCATCGAGACGGAAGCCGAGTCGGACGCCGCGGCGGGACCGGACGTGGACGCGCTCGCCGGCGAACTCGGGGACGCCATCGCGGAACTGCCCGTCTACCGCCGGTTCGCCGAGGCGAAGGCGGCGGTCGAGGCCGACGAGGAGGCCCAGGAGCGCATCTCCGAGTTCGAGGGGCTCCGCCAGGAGTTCGCGTTCGCGCGGCAGATGGGGAACGCCGACGAGGAGAGCCTCCGGAAGGTACAGGAGGCGCAGGCGGACCTCCACTCGCTGCCGGTGATGGCCGAGTACGTCGAGGCGCAGGACGCGCTCCAGGACCGGCTCGAGGACCTGAACGAGGCGATCTCCGGGCCGCTCGCGGTCGACTTCGGCGGCGAGGCCGGCGGCTGCTGTCAGGATTAG
- a CDS encoding SIR2 family NAD-dependent protein deacylase, translated as MDEETMGRLRSLAADLRAAAAGVALTGAGTSAASGVPTFRGEDGVWGSAFDPDDFHHDRFRRDPAGFWEDRLDLHRAMYAADPEPNAAHRALASLESDGHLGAVLTQNTDGLHAEAGSTVVELHGAARRVVCSDCGRRSDAAPARERAADGELPPRCGSCDGVLKPDVVLFGERLPREAFAEARRLASCADVLLAVGSSLTVEPAASLSTAGEGTLAVVNFDPTPYDDRAAYVFREDVTEALPELAALVRGDG; from the coding sequence ATGGACGAGGAGACGATGGGCCGGCTTCGGTCGCTCGCGGCCGACCTCCGCGCCGCCGCCGCCGGGGTCGCGCTCACCGGCGCCGGAACGAGCGCGGCCTCCGGCGTCCCGACGTTCCGCGGCGAGGACGGCGTCTGGGGGTCGGCGTTCGACCCCGACGACTTCCACCACGACCGGTTCCGCCGCGATCCTGCCGGCTTCTGGGAGGACCGCCTCGACCTCCACCGGGCGATGTACGCCGCGGACCCGGAGCCGAACGCCGCCCACCGCGCGCTCGCGTCGCTGGAGTCGGACGGTCACCTCGGCGCGGTCCTCACGCAGAACACCGACGGACTCCACGCCGAGGCAGGAAGCACGGTCGTCGAACTCCACGGCGCCGCCCGGCGGGTCGTCTGTTCGGACTGCGGGCGACGGTCCGACGCGGCACCGGCCCGCGAGCGGGCGGCGGACGGCGAACTCCCGCCGCGGTGCGGCTCTTGCGACGGGGTCCTGAAGCCCGACGTGGTCCTCTTCGGGGAGCGGCTCCCCCGGGAGGCGTTCGCGGAGGCCCGCCGGCTCGCGAGCTGCGCGGACGTCCTCCTCGCGGTCGGCTCCTCGCTCACGGTCGAGCCGGCCGCGTCGCTCTCGACGGCGGGGGAGGGGACGCTCGCGGTCGTGAACTTCGACCCGACGCCGTACGACGACCGCGCGGCGTACGTGTTCCGCGAGGATGTGACCGAGGCGCTCCCGGAACTGGCCGCGCTGGTGCGTGGGGACGGGTGA
- a CDS encoding coiled-coil domain-containing protein produces MTQGSDIEEQVVVEGDGVTVEKRFTADEFPVPAVAFTIRTERDDPAEFRLVDDIPEDFPMDRVGFHPEYESEHWTAYQDHRVEYRRRLEPGEEVTTVYGIRTDDPSRGATFLGEPAVEEVAEDADPVGDVADVIGEDSSQVVRDVLSGERESIPGDDGEPAVEEQTGEPSAEEPAGGALDLAAAEEDLGLTDDEPGDGEPVNDDLGDDTVADEDPADGPDDDAVAEALGDPLGVDEGTPADDGSDGGERPADAAASEPADPLAVDEDAGAADLDAGAAGGADVAGAADADGAELVPDASEAESEPAPAGAGAPGGGSVAEALATELREGEVSAEDRELLKRELELDHSTSVDARISRLQSSVEDLGAYTDALEEFVDENGTADELIEGLRADVTEVRDALDAVEADLAAADDERADLADDVADVRGTVDGVTDEVTETAEGLEASIAELRSEVEELAGEVAAEDDAVASVREGMVDLEDDVESLSATVDGEVGELRAELAEVRTELEEFEEFRDRLSSVFGPGGAAAGGTADGNGSGE; encoded by the coding sequence ATGACTCAGGGGTCCGACATCGAGGAGCAAGTCGTCGTCGAGGGCGACGGCGTCACCGTCGAGAAACGATTCACGGCCGACGAGTTCCCCGTGCCCGCCGTCGCGTTCACCATCCGGACGGAGCGGGACGACCCGGCCGAGTTCAGGCTCGTCGACGACATCCCGGAGGACTTCCCGATGGACCGGGTCGGCTTCCACCCGGAGTACGAGTCCGAACACTGGACGGCCTACCAGGACCACCGCGTCGAGTACCGGCGCCGTCTGGAACCGGGGGAGGAAGTGACGACGGTGTACGGCATCCGGACCGACGACCCGAGCCGCGGGGCGACGTTCCTCGGCGAACCGGCCGTCGAGGAGGTCGCCGAGGACGCCGACCCGGTCGGGGACGTCGCCGACGTGATCGGCGAGGACTCCTCGCAGGTGGTCCGGGACGTGCTCTCGGGCGAACGGGAGTCCATCCCCGGCGACGACGGCGAGCCGGCCGTCGAGGAGCAGACCGGCGAACCGTCGGCGGAGGAACCGGCCGGTGGCGCCCTCGACCTCGCGGCCGCCGAGGAGGATCTCGGACTGACGGACGACGAACCCGGAGACGGTGAACCGGTGAACGACGACCTCGGGGACGATACGGTCGCCGACGAGGACCCGGCTGACGGGCCGGACGACGACGCCGTCGCGGAGGCGCTCGGCGACCCCCTCGGCGTCGACGAGGGGACGCCCGCGGACGACGGGAGCGACGGGGGGGAGCGACCGGCCGACGCGGCCGCGAGCGAACCGGCGGACCCCCTCGCCGTCGACGAGGACGCCGGTGCGGCCGACCTGGATGCGGGCGCGGCCGGGGGAGCCGACGTCGCGGGTGCGGCCGACGCGGACGGGGCCGAACTCGTGCCCGACGCGAGCGAGGCCGAGTCGGAGCCGGCGCCGGCCGGAGCGGGTGCGCCCGGCGGCGGGAGCGTCGCCGAGGCGCTGGCGACCGAACTCCGGGAGGGCGAGGTGTCCGCAGAGGACCGCGAACTGCTGAAGCGCGAACTCGAACTGGACCACTCCACGAGCGTCGACGCCCGGATCTCCCGCCTCCAGTCGAGCGTCGAGGACCTCGGCGCGTACACCGACGCGCTGGAGGAGTTCGTCGACGAGAACGGCACCGCCGACGAACTCATCGAGGGGCTCCGCGCCGACGTCACCGAGGTCCGCGACGCGCTCGACGCCGTCGAGGCCGACCTCGCCGCGGCCGACGACGAACGGGCCGACCTCGCGGACGACGTCGCGGACGTGCGGGGCACGGTCGACGGCGTGACCGACGAGGTGACGGAGACGGCCGAGGGGCTGGAGGCGTCGATCGCGGAGCTCCGCTCGGAGGTCGAGGAACTGGCGGGCGAGGTGGCCGCGGAGGACGACGCGGTCGCGTCGGTCCGCGAGGGGATGGTCGACCTCGAGGACGACGTCGAGTCGCTCTCGGCGACGGTCGACGGCGAGGTGGGCGAACTTCGCGCCGAACTCGCCGAGGTCAGGACGGAACTCGAGGAGTTCGAGGAGTTCCGCGATCGGCTCTCCTCCGTCTTCGGCCCGGGCGGCGCCGCCGCCGGAGGGACGGCGGACGGAAACGGATCAGGGGAGTAA
- a CDS encoding FKBP-type peptidyl-prolyl cis-trans isomerase, which translates to MSEDEQADAAESADADPTEDEASAEADDEAAEEGGIAKNDFVTLEYTVRTVTAEDGDEGQVVDTTRRDVAEEAGIDDDEYDFSPRTVVVGEGHVFASVDEDLIGREVGDSNTVTVPADEAFGEFDPEDVRTVSVEKIPEDDRYPGAQVTVDGEQGYLETVIGGRARVDFNHPLAGDDLEYEYEILEIVEDREEQAASLIGMYLQETPEVRIETETVEEEVTMEAHEDEETGEVEKETELREVERDTLYIEATPMMQMNQQWMFSKQQIAQDIMGRLGLDRVVVEEVIDGSGGMMGGMGGMMGGMGDMGGEDVEEALDDVDLDDVDVDADELVEELEGDEE; encoded by the coding sequence ATGAGCGAAGACGAGCAGGCCGACGCGGCCGAATCCGCCGACGCCGACCCGACGGAAGATGAAGCGTCCGCGGAGGCCGACGACGAGGCCGCCGAGGAGGGTGGGATTGCGAAGAACGACTTCGTCACGCTCGAGTACACCGTCCGGACCGTCACCGCAGAGGACGGGGACGAGGGACAGGTCGTCGACACGACGCGACGGGACGTCGCCGAGGAGGCCGGCATCGACGACGACGAGTACGACTTCTCCCCGCGCACCGTCGTCGTCGGCGAGGGCCACGTGTTCGCGAGCGTCGACGAGGACCTGATCGGCAGGGAAGTCGGCGACTCCAACACCGTGACCGTGCCCGCCGACGAGGCGTTCGGCGAGTTCGACCCGGAGGACGTGCGCACGGTCAGCGTCGAGAAGATCCCCGAGGACGACCGCTACCCCGGCGCCCAGGTAACCGTCGACGGCGAACAGGGCTACCTCGAGACGGTCATCGGCGGCCGCGCGCGCGTCGACTTCAACCACCCGCTCGCGGGCGACGACCTCGAATACGAGTACGAGATCCTCGAGATCGTCGAGGACCGCGAGGAGCAGGCGGCCAGCCTCATCGGGATGTACCTCCAGGAGACGCCGGAGGTCCGCATCGAGACCGAGACCGTCGAGGAGGAGGTCACGATGGAGGCCCACGAGGACGAGGAGACCGGCGAGGTCGAGAAGGAGACGGAGCTCCGCGAGGTCGAACGGGACACGCTGTACATCGAGGCGACCCCGATGATGCAGATGAACCAGCAGTGGATGTTCTCGAAACAGCAGATCGCCCAGGACATCATGGGCCGACTCGGCCTCGACCGCGTCGTCGTCGAGGAGGTCATCGACGGCTCCGGCGGCATGATGGGCGGCATGGGCGGCATGATGGGTGGAATGGGCGACATGGGCGGCGAGGACGTCGAGGAGGCCCTCGACGACGTCGACCTCGACGACGTCGACGTCGACGCCGACGAACTCGTCGAGGAGCTGGAAGGCGACGAGGAGTAA
- a CDS encoding MinD/ParA family ATP-binding protein — protein sequence MLAVTGGKGGSGKTTTTLGLARALDRPTVAVDADWDLPDLHALAGVPRPWPGNDAGEAVESAPDSDGTRVLPAPSNPRERDVGAVLRRLHVADPLVLADCPAGAGPDAAAPLRVADAALLAVTPCAPALRDAAKAAAMARELDTLVAGAVVTRATVVPPGVPEFLGCPVLARVPPVGRDVLSDRRVRAAYGTAAGALVEGSKL from the coding sequence ATGCTCGCAGTGACCGGCGGGAAGGGCGGTTCCGGGAAGACGACGACGACGCTGGGGCTGGCCCGGGCGCTCGACCGGCCCACCGTCGCCGTCGACGCCGACTGGGACCTCCCGGACCTCCACGCGCTCGCGGGCGTCCCGCGCCCGTGGCCCGGGAACGACGCGGGGGAGGCCGTCGAGAGCGCGCCCGATTCGGACGGGACCCGCGTGCTCCCCGCGCCGTCGAACCCCCGGGAGCGCGACGTCGGTGCGGTGCTCCGGCGGCTCCACGTCGCCGACCCCCTCGTCCTGGCCGACTGTCCGGCGGGGGCCGGTCCCGACGCGGCCGCGCCGCTCCGCGTCGCCGACGCCGCACTGCTCGCCGTCACGCCGTGCGCGCCGGCACTTCGCGACGCGGCGAAGGCCGCCGCGATGGCCCGCGAACTCGACACCCTCGTCGCCGGCGCGGTGGTCACGCGCGCCACGGTCGTTCCGCCGGGCGTCCCCGAGTTCCTCGGCTGCCCGGTGCTGGCGCGGGTTCCACCGGTCGGCCGGGACGTCCTCTCGGACCGGCGGGTTCGCGCGGCGTACGGGACCGCCGCGGGGGCGCTCGTCGAGGGGTCGAAATTATGA
- a CDS encoding PhzF family phenazine biosynthesis protein has translation MPDNPFHVVDVFAREQYAGNQLAVFHDAAGLDDPTMQALTRETNFSECTFLVGESDGGHDVRIFDPAEELPFAGHPTLGTAYVLREFVREDRPDELTLNLGVGPIDVWVERDERGSRGNAGGASPPAETYWMRQIEPTFGERPPRDLVARMVGLDEGDLDDYPVQAVSTGLPTLVVPVDSLDAVKRAETTRPAYGEFIDGYGGHNVLVFSEETEADGDLHVRVLADWAGVPEDPATGSSNGCLAAWLVEHRYFDDPEVDVTVEQGYEVGRPSALRLRAWAGDDGIAVEVGGRAFPVAEGRLL, from the coding sequence GTGCCCGACAACCCCTTCCACGTAGTCGACGTGTTCGCCCGGGAGCAGTACGCCGGCAACCAGCTCGCCGTCTTCCACGACGCGGCGGGGCTCGACGACCCGACGATGCAGGCGCTCACACGCGAGACGAACTTCTCCGAGTGCACGTTCCTCGTCGGCGAGTCCGACGGGGGCCACGACGTCCGCATCTTCGACCCCGCCGAGGAGCTCCCGTTCGCGGGCCACCCGACGCTCGGCACCGCGTACGTGCTCCGGGAGTTCGTCCGCGAGGACCGGCCGGACGAGCTGACGCTGAACCTCGGCGTCGGCCCCATCGACGTGTGGGTCGAGCGCGACGAACGCGGGAGCCGAGGGAACGCGGGCGGGGCGTCCCCGCCCGCGGAGACGTACTGGATGCGTCAGATCGAACCGACCTTCGGGGAGCGTCCGCCCCGCGACCTCGTCGCCCGGATGGTCGGCCTCGACGAGGGCGACCTCGACGACTACCCGGTACAGGCCGTCTCGACCGGCCTCCCGACGCTCGTCGTCCCGGTGGACTCGCTCGACGCGGTGAAGCGGGCCGAGACCACGCGGCCCGCCTACGGGGAGTTCATCGACGGGTACGGCGGCCACAACGTGCTCGTCTTCTCGGAGGAGACGGAGGCCGACGGCGACCTGCACGTCCGGGTGCTCGCCGACTGGGCCGGGGTCCCGGAGGACCCCGCGACGGGGTCGTCGAACGGCTGCCTCGCGGCGTGGCTCGTCGAGCACCGCTACTTCGACGACCCCGAGGTCGACGTCACCGTCGAACAGGGGTACGAGGTCGGCCGCCCGTCCGCGCTCCGCCTGCGGGCGTGGGCCGGGGACGACGGGATCGCGGTCGAGGTCGGCGGTCGGGCGTTCCCGGTCGCCGAGGGTCGGCTGCTCTAG
- a CDS encoding cupin domain-containing protein produces the protein MKRVSIGEANRTLPGDGVYRRGLSGTLGTTDVAINRYRIAPDEGFPGGLHAHPDQEEVFVVLEGEATFETWVPRGEGSGADGDVPGGADEVAVAAGEAARFAPGEFQSGRNEADSDLVALAVGAPRDGGDVRLPLPCPDCGHGDVRLDAGGEEFTFICPDCSAERVPAPCPDCGHDDLRATLSERDRPVARCWGCGAEFESAPVRD, from the coding sequence GTGAAACGAGTCTCGATCGGGGAGGCGAATCGAACCCTCCCGGGCGACGGCGTCTACCGACGCGGGCTCTCGGGGACGCTCGGGACGACCGACGTCGCGATCAATCGGTACCGGATCGCCCCGGACGAGGGGTTCCCCGGCGGCCTCCACGCCCACCCGGACCAGGAGGAGGTGTTCGTCGTCCTCGAGGGTGAGGCGACCTTCGAGACCTGGGTGCCGCGAGGCGAGGGGTCCGGAGCGGACGGCGACGTACCGGGCGGGGCCGACGAGGTCGCCGTCGCGGCGGGCGAGGCGGCCAGGTTCGCCCCGGGCGAGTTCCAGTCCGGACGGAACGAGGCCGATTCCGACCTCGTGGCGCTCGCCGTCGGGGCGCCCCGCGACGGCGGGGACGTGCGACTCCCCCTGCCGTGTCCCGACTGCGGCCACGGGGACGTCCGCCTGGACGCCGGCGGGGAGGAGTTCACGTTCATCTGCCCGGACTGCTCGGCCGAACGCGTCCCGGCGCCGTGTCCCGACTGCGGGCACGACGACCTGCGGGCGACGCTATCCGAACGGGACCGGCCCGTCGCCCGCTGCTGGGGGTGCGGGGCGGAGTTCGAGTCGGCCCCGGTTCGCGACTGA
- a CDS encoding sodium:calcium antiporter: MASLAVAVVLALAGSAAVWAAGGRLESASKRLGAHYGFPPVVQGAVIAAVGSSFPELSSSVVAVLLHGDFDLGVGAIVGSAVFNVLVIPGWSALRGEGLRADRDVVYKEAQFYMLAVAVLLLTFSFGVIYYPAGTDGLVATITRPLALVPVAMYGVYVFIQFQDVSDYDAPGVDDVRVRRQWLLLLASLAVILLGVEALLRAALDLEAVLGVPSTVWGVTVVAAGTSLPDAAVSVRAAESGRGPTSLANVLGSNTFDLLVAVPAAVLLAGPTEIDFGTAVPMMGFLTVATLGFLLATRTDLELTAREALPLFGLYGAFVVWMALEALGVTAFVPGV; this comes from the coding sequence ATGGCCTCCCTCGCCGTCGCGGTCGTGCTCGCGCTCGCCGGCTCGGCCGCCGTCTGGGCCGCCGGAGGGCGTCTGGAGTCCGCGAGCAAGCGGCTCGGGGCCCACTACGGCTTCCCGCCGGTCGTACAGGGCGCGGTGATCGCCGCCGTCGGGTCGTCGTTCCCCGAGCTTTCGAGTTCCGTCGTCGCCGTGTTGCTCCACGGCGACTTCGACCTCGGGGTCGGCGCCATCGTCGGCTCTGCCGTCTTCAACGTCCTCGTCATCCCCGGCTGGAGCGCGCTCCGCGGCGAGGGGCTCCGCGCGGACCGCGACGTGGTGTACAAGGAGGCGCAGTTCTACATGCTCGCGGTCGCCGTCCTCCTGTTGACGTTCTCGTTCGGCGTCATCTACTACCCCGCCGGGACGGACGGGCTCGTCGCAACGATCACGCGGCCGCTCGCGCTGGTTCCCGTCGCGATGTACGGCGTCTACGTCTTCATCCAGTTCCAGGACGTCTCGGACTACGACGCCCCCGGCGTCGACGACGTGCGCGTCCGCCGGCAGTGGCTGCTGCTTCTCGCCTCGCTCGCGGTCATCCTGCTCGGCGTCGAGGCGCTGCTCCGCGCCGCGCTGGACCTGGAGGCCGTCCTCGGCGTCCCCTCGACCGTCTGGGGGGTGACCGTCGTCGCCGCGGGGACGAGCCTCCCCGACGCGGCGGTGTCCGTCCGGGCGGCCGAGTCGGGCCGGGGGCCGACCAGCCTCGCGAACGTGCTCGGGAGCAACACGTTCGACCTGCTCGTCGCGGTGCCGGCGGCCGTTCTCCTCGCCGGCCCGACCGAGATCGACTTCGGGACGGCCGTGCCGATGATGGGCTTTCTCACGGTCGCGACGCTGGGGTTCCTGCTGGCGACGCGCACCGACCTCGAGCTCACGGCTCGGGAGGCGCTCCCGCTCTTTGGCCTGTACGGGGCGTTCGTCGTCTGGATGGCCCTCGAGGCGCTGGGCGTCACCGCGTTCGTCCCGGGCGTCTAG